The genomic segment CCCGTTTTGCACATCTTACCGGCGGTGCCGGCGCGGTGCGAGCCGGAGCCGGGTTCAGCGGGGGAATTGTAAATCTTCCCCTTTCCATCGCCGTGCGCCCTCGGCATAGACGCGTCTCGCTCGACCGCTCGCTTTGCGACCACGACCCGTTGGGGAACGGGTCACGCGCCGGACGCCCACCGCGCCGAGAGACCCGCCCGTGCCGGGCGTGTCGGTGCCGTCGGTTCCGCCGTTCGGGGCGCGCGAGTCGTCGGCGCGGGGCACGGGATTCGGTGTTTGGCTTCACGGCCGACGGAACCGTGGTCGATAGTAACTTGCAAGCGGCGGAGTGTTCCCGCTCCGGCGCTTCGGGGGATCGGGCAAGCCGTTGGAATCGCGACAGTCCGAGGGCCGCGTACCGGGAATCTTCGACACAATGCGTCCGCGCGTGGCAGGGGAAGCCGCGCGGGCCCGAGTCGGAGCGAACCCGGTGACCGAGTGCGGCCGTCTGACCGTGGACCCGCATAGGGGCCGCCGAACGCCGCCATCCGCCTTACCGGCGGCGGGGCCGTCGGCGGGCGGGACTCGCGACCAACTGCGTGCCGCTCATCAGGGAGGATTGCGATCGTGACCCAGACCGAAACCGACATCCACTCCGTGTGGGTCGAGTACCGCGAGCGCCCGACGGTCGAGCTGCGGAACCGGCTCGTCGAACGGTACCTGCCGCTCGTCAAGTACAACGCCGAGCGGATCTGGTCGCGCCTCCCGGACGGGGTCGAACTCGACGACCTGATCAGCGCGGGGGTGTTCGGCCTGCTCGACGCCATCGAAGCGTTCGACCTCGGGCGCGGCGTGAAGTTCGAAACGTACTGCGTGCCGCGCATCCGCGGCGCCATGCTCGACGAGCTGCGCACGATGGACTGGGTGCCGCGGCTCGTCCGCAGCAAGGCCAGCCGCATGGACGCCGCCCGGAAGGAGCTGGAGGCCGCGCTCGGCCGCCCGCCCACCGGCGAAGAGCTGGCCACGAAGCTCGGCATCCCGCTCGACCAGCTCGACCAGTACGTGGGCGACGCCACCGCGGTCAACCTGGTCAGCCTGAACAAGAAGTGGTACGAGACCGACAGCTATAAGGACGTCCGCGAGATCGACATCCTCGAGGACAAGAAGGCCGAGGACCCGACCGGCCGGTTGCAGAACCGCGACCTCATGAAGCTCGTCACCCGCGGCCTGAACCGCAACGAGCGGCTCATCGTCATCCTCTACTACTACGAGGAGATGACGATGAAGGAGATCGGGGCGACGCTCAACCTGAGCGAGTCGCGCGTGAGCCAGATGCACTCGAGCATCGTCGCCCGGTTGCAGGCGCACCTCGCCAAGCGCAAGGGCGAGTTCAACGACAACTGACGGACCGCATCATGGCGGCAACGCGACACGCCCGGCCCGCTGCCGGGCGTGTCGCGTTCCGGCACATGTCTGAAGGCGCAGACAGACGAATTGGGCGGGCTTGTTCCCCGGGACCGCGGCCGTCCCGGCCGCTCGTTGCTCCACTCCCGTCGCTCGGCGTTTGATCGTCGAGCCTCACGCCCCCCGGCGCTTGGCGGCCGCGGTCCCGGGGGCAAAAGGATTACCCGTTTTCCATCTTGGAGGGCACCCGCTATGTTCCGTTGCGCGCTCCTGACCCTTTCGGTTGCGCTCGCGGGGGTGACGGCCGCGGCGCAGCAACCGGGCAAATCCGACGACAAGAAGGACCCCCAGGCCAAGTTCGAACCGCGGTCGAAGCCGGGCGCGGGCCAGAAGTTTCTGGAGCAGTTCGTGGGCGACTGGGACGTGACGAAGACCTTCCACCCGCGGACCGGCGAGCCGACGAAGACGAAGGGCGAGTGCCGCCAGAAGATGATCCACGACGGCCGGTTCCTCCAGTCGGAGTTCACCTTCGCCGGCGACAACGGGACCACCACCGGAACCGGGCAGATCGGCTTCGAGCCGGAAACGGGCAAGTTCACGAGCGTCTGGACCGACTCGCGCCAGACGCGGATGTCGTTCCGACAGAGCGACGAGAAGTTCGACGGGCAGAAGATCGTTCTGATCGGCAAGGAGTTGGGCGGCGGCGCGAAGGACGGGCGCCGGTCGCAGACGACCACCACCTTCGACGCGGACCGCAAGACGATCGTTCACCGTCAGCACGCCATCGACGCGGACGGCAAGGAGCGCCTGGTCATGGAACTGGTCCTGACCCGCAAGGTGCCGCCGGCACCGGCCAAGTGAGCCCGCGAGAGGTTGGCGCCGGGGTCACGCGGTCGGACCGCCGGGGCGGGCGAAGACCCGGCCCACCCGGTTGAGGGTCGAGATCAGCGTCCGCGCATCGACGGGCTTGATGAGGTGGGCGTGAAAACCGCCCAGGGCCGTCCAGGTCAGAGCTTCGATGTCACCGAGGGAGGTGACCGCGACCAGCACCAGCGGGCGCCCTCCGGCCTGTTCCCGCAGCCGACGGGCCAGTTCAAGGCCGTCCATGTTGGGCATCATCAAATCGAGCAGACACACGTGCGGACCGAACTCGGCGGCGGCGACGAGGGCCTCCGCCCCGTCGTGGCAGGCACGGGCCGGGTACCCGTACACATCAAGGACCGCGGCCAGGGCATCGGCCGCGTCCAGGTGATCGTCCACCACCAGAACCCGCAGCGCGATGGCGTTCTGGCCCGGAACCGCGACCGGATCGGCCATGCGGGTCTCAACGCGGGCGGGTGGGGCTGAGGGCTCGTTTGTGTTCTCGAACACGGCCACGGGTCTCGTCGGGGAAACCATTGCGGCACCTCTGACACACTCAATTGTTACGAGTTCGCTGCCGCCCGTCTCGTGCAACCCGATGCACGTGGCGTGCCGAAGCGGCCCGAGCCCAACGTGATCGAGCCGCTCCGTTTCGAACCCGTAGCGACCGCGGGACTCGTGTCGGACCGCGAGATCGTCTCAACAATAGTACCAGCGAACCAAGCTGTTGCCAATCCTTGATGCCTTCCCGAGGCTGAATACGTTCGACCGAACGATCGGACGTCGGAATTGGGCACGCCGCCCGCCTGAAATGAATCAAATCGCTTTCGTGCCGGGCGCCCGCCAGTCCTTTTTTTCGAAAAAGTTGCGGTTTCGGAATTGAAATGGCGGCCCGTTCGCGCGAAATCTATTTGTCGTAACGGGCGTGCGGTGCACTCCGCCGCCGGGCCCCGGGCCGATCACCTCAGCGACCCGGTCTGTAACGGACTGCCCCCCGGCCGTTGTTCGAGACGCGCCGCGATCCGATCGTGCGGAAGTCGCCCCGCCTGGCACCGGTCTCGCGTTCGCCGTCCCGGGGGCTGCCCCGCCGGACGGGCTCTCCGAGGGGCGTCCACTCATGACCCCGTCTGCCGATTTTACGGTTCCGGCCGATCCCTATCGCGCCCTCGTCGAGTCGCTGCACGAGGACGCCTTGTTCCTCGTCGATCCGAGCGGCACCATTGTGACGTGGAACGCCGGGGCCGAGCGGCTGACCGGCCACGCCCGTGAGCGCATCGTGGGGCGCCCCGTTGCGGAGCTGTACGATCCCGCCGGCGCGCCGGACCGGGACCACCGGGTCGAGCGGACCGTCCGGCTCCTCCGCGCCGACGGCTCCCGGATGCGGGTGACGTGTGCGATCAGCGCGTGCGCGCGGGCGCGCGGCCCTCCGGGTTCGCCGTCCACCTCCGGCGGGTTGCCGGGGACGAGGGGCTCGCCGAGGCGCCCGCGAGCCGCGCTCTGGCCCAGCTCCGGGCGGTGGTGGCGAGCGTCGCGGACGGGCTCGTCGTCGCCGACGCCGCGGGCACCCTCCTCGACTGGAACCCGGCCGCCCTGCGGTTGCACGGCTACGCGAGTGTGGAGGAGGTCCGGCGGCACCTGTCCACGTTCCCCGACACGTTCATCCTGTCGGTTCCCGGGGGCCCGCCGCTCCCGTACTCCGAGTGGCCCCTGTGCCGGGTGCTGCGGGGCGAGCGGCTGGTCGAGTACGAACTCCAGGTGCGGCGCACCGACGGCGCGGAGGACCTGGTCGTCGCCTACAGCGGCGCCCGCATCCCCGACCCGGCGGGCGGCCCGGACCTGGCCGTTCTCACCCTTCACGACGTGACCGCCCACCGGCGGACCGAAGCGCGGCTGCGGGCCAGCGAGGCGCTGTTCCGCGGCGCGTTCGAGGACACGGCCGTCCCGATGGCCCTCCTCGCCCTCGACAACCGGTTCGTCCGCGTGAACGCCGCCTTCGCCCGGCTGTTCGGGTACTCGCGCGACGAGCTCCTCGGCATGTCGATGCCCGAGGTCACGCACCCGGACGACGTGGTCAAGAGTCTGGCCGGGCGCGAGGCGCTCCTCGCGGGCGCGGCCCACTTCGCGCAGGAGAAGCGGTACGTCCACCGGGACGGGCGCGTGGTGTGGTGCGTGGCGTGCGTCTCCCTGGTCCGGGACGCGGAGGGGCGGCCCCAGATGTACGTCGGTCAGGTGCTGGACGTGACCGACCGGAAGCGGGCCGAGGGCGAACTGCGCGCGAGCGCGGAGCGGTTCCGGGCGTTCTTCGAGGCGACCACCGCGGGCGTGGTGGAAATCGCCCCCGACGCCCGCATCCTGCGGGCCAACGCGGCCTTTTGCCGGATGATCGGCTACGGCCCCGACGAACTGGCCGAAATGACCGTGGCCGACGTCCTGTTTCCGGAGGACCGGGACCACGTTCTGGCCCAGTACGCCGGGGTGGGGGCCGGGGCGACGCCCTCGTACGAGACCGACCGGCGGTACCGGCGGAGGGACGGCTCGCCCCTGTGGGCGCGGGTCAGCGTCGGCGCGGCGCGCGACGAGGGCGGCCGGCCGGCGGTGGTGTCGGCGGTGGTGATCGATCTGACGGAGCGCAAGCGGCTGGAGGAGCGGTTCCAGCAGGCGCAGAAGATGGAAGCGATCGGCCGGTTGGCCGGCGGGATCGCACACGACTTCAACAACCTGCTCACCGTGATCGTCGGGTACGGCGAGATCCTGCTCGCCCGGCTCCCGCCGGGCGACGACACCCGCGACGTCGTGCAGCAGATGACCGCGGCCGGGGAGCGGGCGGCCGGGCTGACGGCCCAGCTCCTGGCGTTCAGCCGCCACGCCGTCGTGGAGCCGCGCGTCCTCGACCTGAACGAGGTGGTGGCCCAATCCGCGCGGCTCCTGCGGCGACTGGTCGGGGAGGACGTGGTGCTAGGAACGGCCCTGGCCCCCGACCTGAGCCGGGTGCGCGCGGACCCGACCCAGGTGGAACAGATCCTCATGAACCTGGTGGTGAACGCGAAGGACGCGATGCCGCGCGGCGGCCGGCTGACGATCGAGACGCGCGAGTTGCGGTTGCGGGCGGAGGACGCGGCCGCGTTCCCCGACCTGGCGCCGGGGGGCTACGTCCAGCTAGCCGTCTCGGACACGGGCACCGGGATGACGGAAGGAACAAGGGCCCGCGTGTTCGAGCCGTTCTTCACGACGAAGGAGGTCGGCAAGGGCACCGGTCTGGGGCTGGCGGTGGTTCACGGAGCGGTCAAGCAGAGCGGCGGGCGGGTGGACGTGTACAGCGAACTCGGGGTCGGGACCACGTTCAAGGTCCTGCTGCCGGCGGTCGGCGCCGCGCCGACCGGGGCTCCGGGGTGGCGCCACTCGCGCCGCGGGGCACGGAGACCGTCCTGCTCGTCGAGGACGAGGCCGGCGTGCGGGCGGTCGCCCGGGTGGCGCTGGAGGCCCAGGGGTACACCGTCCTGGAGGCGGCCGGCGGGGGAGGCGCCCTGCGGGTCGCCGCGGCGCACGCCGGCACGATCCACCTGTTGGTAACGGACGTCGTGA from the Frigoriglobus tundricola genome contains:
- a CDS encoding DUF1579 family protein, whose translation is MFRCALLTLSVALAGVTAAAQQPGKSDDKKDPQAKFEPRSKPGAGQKFLEQFVGDWDVTKTFHPRTGEPTKTKGECRQKMIHDGRFLQSEFTFAGDNGTTTGTGQIGFEPETGKFTSVWTDSRQTRMSFRQSDEKFDGQKIVLIGKELGGGAKDGRRSQTTTTFDADRKTIVHRQHAIDADGKERLVMELVLTRKVPPAPAK
- a CDS encoding FliA/WhiG family RNA polymerase sigma factor yields the protein MVTQTETDIHSVWVEYRERPTVELRNRLVERYLPLVKYNAERIWSRLPDGVELDDLISAGVFGLLDAIEAFDLGRGVKFETYCVPRIRGAMLDELRTMDWVPRLVRSKASRMDAARKELEAALGRPPTGEELATKLGIPLDQLDQYVGDATAVNLVSLNKKWYETDSYKDVREIDILEDKKAEDPTGRLQNRDLMKLVTRGLNRNERLIVILYYYEEMTMKEIGATLNLSESRVSQMHSSIVARLQAHLAKRKGEFNDN
- a CDS encoding PAS domain S-box protein encodes the protein MCDQRVRAGARPSGFAVHLRRVAGDEGLAEAPASRALAQLRAVVASVADGLVVADAAGTLLDWNPAALRLHGYASVEEVRRHLSTFPDTFILSVPGGPPLPYSEWPLCRVLRGERLVEYELQVRRTDGAEDLVVAYSGARIPDPAGGPDLAVLTLHDVTAHRRTEARLRASEALFRGAFEDTAVPMALLALDNRFVRVNAAFARLFGYSRDELLGMSMPEVTHPDDVVKSLAGREALLAGAAHFAQEKRYVHRDGRVVWCVACVSLVRDAEGRPQMYVGQVLDVTDRKRAEGELRASAERFRAFFEATTAGVVEIAPDARILRANAAFCRMIGYGPDELAEMTVADVLFPEDRDHVLAQYAGVGAGATPSYETDRRYRRRDGSPLWARVSVGAARDEGGRPAVVSAVVIDLTERKRLEERFQQAQKMEAIGRLAGGIAHDFNNLLTVIVGYGEILLARLPPGDDTRDVVQQMTAAGERAAGLTAQLLAFSRHAVVEPRVLDLNEVVAQSARLLRRLVGEDVVLGTALAPDLSRVRADPTQVEQILMNLVVNAKDAMPRGGRLTIETRELRLRAEDAAAFPDLAPGGYVQLAVSDTGTGMTEGTRARVFEPFFTTKEVGKGTGLGLAVVHGAVKQSGGRVDVYSELGVGTTFKVLLPAVGAAPTGAPGWRHSRRGARRPSCSSRTRPACGRSPGWRWRPRGTPSWRRPAGEAPCGSPRRTPARSTCW
- a CDS encoding response regulator, which produces MADPVAVPGQNAIALRVLVVDDHLDAADALAAVLDVYGYPARACHDGAEALVAAAEFGPHVCLLDLMMPNMDGLELARRLREQAGGRPLVLVAVTSLGDIEALTWTALGGFHAHLIKPVDARTLISTLNRVGRVFARPGGPTA